One window of the Sander lucioperca isolate FBNREF2018 chromosome 5, SLUC_FBN_1.2, whole genome shotgun sequence genome contains the following:
- the LOC116047599 gene encoding zona pellucida-like domain-containing protein 1: protein MTVGKPLSGAEMTRMCFVFLLMSNAASVSTQFNGYNCDASFHSRFPGERDISVYCGVQTITLKINFCPVLFSGYTDADLALNGRHSDAQCRGFINNNTFPTAVLFSISLSTLEACGNSLVVSTAYGANAYGNMSLVQIGNVSGYIDTPDPPAIISYLPGLLYKFSCSYPLEYLVNNSQLASSSAAVSVKDSNGTFVSTLSMILYNDSTYNQPLSIPMAGLALKTRVFAAVKATNLDKRWNILMDYCYTTPSGNPNDELRYDLFFGCYKDPQTTVFENGKSQMGRFSFEVFRFVKHRHQKMSTVFLHCVTKLCRADDCIMLMPICGRRRRRGEEESVGPPPAASGNAVITAGPIITRSDETPVNNSQLASGDPSPPMNPVTSALISGVVILGGVGAGFFLLSLRLLQKSRLPTTTASGVWNPTFK from the exons ATGACAGTGGGCAAACCTCTCTCAGGTGCTGAAATGACACGAATGTGCTTTGTCTTCTTGCTGATGAGTAACGCCGCTTCGGTCTCCACTCAGTTTAATGGATACAACTGTGACGCCAGCTTCCACAGCAGGTTTCCTG GAGAGCGGGACATCAGTGTGTATTGCGGGGTTCAGACCATCACCTTGAAGATCAACTTCTGCCCCGTGCTCTTCTCCGGCTACACTGACGCAGATTTGGCCCTGAACGGTCGCCACAGTGATGCACAATGCCGTGGCTTCATCAACAACAACACCTTTCCCACAGCGGTGCTGTTCAGCATCAGTCTCAGCACCCTGGAGGCCTGCGGTAACAGCCTGGTG GTCAGCACAGCCTATGGGGCCAATGCATATGGGAACATGTCCCTGGTACAAATTGGGAATGTCTCAGGCTATATCGACACCCCTGACCCGCCAGCTATAATCAGCTACCTTCCCGGTTTGTTGTATAAATTCAGCTGCAGCTACCCGCTGGAGTACCTGGTCAATAACTCCCAGCTGGCATC CTCCTCGGCTGCTGTATCTGTCAAGGACAGCAACGGCACATTTGTGAGCACATTGAGTATGATCCTGTACAAC GATTCAACATACAATCAACCTCTCTCTATTCCAATGGCTGGACTGGCTCTGAAAACCAGAGTATTTGCTGCAGTGAAAGCCACAAACTTAGACAAACG GTGGAACATCTTGATGGACTACTGTTACACAACCCCCTCAGGGAATCCTAATGATGAACTCCGCTATGACCTTTTCTTTGG CTGCTACAAAGACCCACAGACGACAGTTTTCGAGAATGGGAAAAGTCAGATGGGACGTTTCTCCTTTGAGGTTTTCCGTTTTGTCAAACACAGACACCAGAAGATGTCAACTGTGTTTCTGCACTGCGTCACCAAGCTTTGCCGGGCAGACGACTGCATCATGCTCATGCCT ATTTGTGGGCGACGGCGCAGGCGAGGTGAAGAGGAGAGCGTTGGTCCCCCACCAGCAGCGTCTGGGAACGCCGTCATCACCGCTGGACCAATCATCACCAGGAGTG ATGAAACTCCTGTCAACAACTCCCAACTTG CATCTGGTGACCCCTCCCCGCCTATGAACCCGGTGACCAGTGCTCTGATCTCAGGCGTGGTCATCCTGGGCGGGGTCGGTGCGGGCTTCTTCCTGCTGTCACTCCGCCTCCTGCAGAAGTCCCGCCTCCCAACAACCACAGCCTCAGGTGTTTGGAACCCCACCTTTAAATGA